In Bubalus bubalis isolate 160015118507 breed Murrah chromosome 3, NDDB_SH_1, whole genome shotgun sequence, a genomic segment contains:
- the PIGW gene encoding phosphatidylinositol-glycan biosynthesis class W protein isoform X2, with the protein MSQKQMKEAFVSNQNGTSVLEITEGLCLPALCILCRGLLIILSQHLYSSSHNSRTRFLVDFAFLIVPLVTTLTIFSSFVLLEYLVAIILGAGLLYEIYCRRTCYARMPFQKICEKFLKVSLESEHIPAISCFRVVNSAFTAVAILAVDFPLFPRRYAKTELYGTGAMDYGVGGFIFGSAMVSPEVRRKYTKGSRFCYLTKSLYSLWPLVFLGMGRLVAIKSIDYQEHLTEYGVHWNFFFTLIAVRLITSLLLIIFPLNRSWIVAISITALYQLALDFTPLKSLILYGTDGSGTRVGLLNANREGIISVLGYVAVHMAGVQTGLYVLKKRSHIKDWIKVAYCILLTAIGLFISLSIVQVNVEVVSRRMANLAFCIWIVASCLILLSSLLLGDIILSFAKFVIKEAAVPCSWKLIQSPTANKKHLESTVSEAKRKEPTLCLITAMNRNQLLFFLLSNVTTGLVNLSIDTLHSSTPWALCLLNLYMFTNCLIIYVLHLQDKTIKFW; encoded by the coding sequence atgtcTCAAAAGCAGATGAAGGAAGCTTTTGTCAGTAACCAGAATGGAACGAGCGTGCTGGAGATCACCGAGGGCTTGTGCCTGCCTGCACTCTGCATCCTGTGTAGAGGGCTCCTGATCATTCTCTCACAGCATTTATATTCTTCTTCACATAACTCGAGGACTCGATTCTTGGTTGACTTTGCTTTCCTGATAGTTCCCCTGGTCACCACTTTGaccattttctcttcatttgtcCTCCTCGAGTATCTTGTTGCAATCATCCTTGGGGCAGGGCTGCTCTATGAAATATACTGCAGAAGAACTTGCTATGCCAGAATGCCTTTCCAGAaaatctgtgaaaaattcttGAAAGTCAGTCTAGAATCAGAACACATTCCAGCCATCTCCTGTTTCCGTGTCGTTAACAGTGCCTTTACTGCTGTTGCCATTTTGGCTGTGGACTTCCCACTATTTCCCAGAAGATATGCCAAAACCGAGCTCTACGGGACAGGAGCAATGGATTATGGAGTAGGGGGCTTTATTTTTGGGTCTGCAATGGTTTCTCCAGAGGTTaggagaaaatatacaaaaggcTCCAGATTTTGTTATCTTACAAAGTCACTGTACTCTCTTTGGCCATTAGTTTTCCTAGGAATGGGGCGATTAGTTGCTATAAAATCCATAGACTATCAGGAACATTTAACTGAATATGGTGTTCACTGGAACTTTTTCTTTACCTTAATAGCTGTGAGATTGATAACATCACtgcttttgattatttttccccTAAATAGGTCCTGGATTGTAGCCATCAGCATTACTGCATTATACCAGCTAGCCCTTGATTTCACCCCCCTGAAAAGTTTAATTTTGTATGGCACTGATGGTAGTGGCACAAGGGTTGGCTTATTAAATGCCAACCGAGAAGGAATCATCTCTGTCTTGGGGTACGTGGCAGTACACATGGCTGGTGTTCAAACAGGGTTATATGTGCTTAAAAAAAGGTCACATATCAAAGACTGGATAAAAGTAGCATACTGTATTCTATTGACAGCTATTGgcctcttcatttctctttccataGTTCAGGTAAATGTAGAAGTAGTATCTCGAAGAATGGCCAATTTAGCTTTTTGTATTTGGATAGTTGCTTCTTGCCTGATCCTTCTTAGTAGTTTATTACTGGGTGATATAATTTTGAGTTTTGCCAAATTTGTAATTAAAGAGGCAGCAGTACCATGTTCTTGGAAACTTATCCAGTCACCCACTGCAAATAAAAAGCATTTGGAATCCACAGTCTCCGAAGCCAAAAGAAAGGAACCCACTCTCTGTTTAATCACAGCAATGAACAGAAACCAGTTACTTTTTTTCTTGCTGTCAAATGTAACAACTGGTCTAGTCAACCTTTCCATAGATACATTACACAGTAGTACCCCTTGGGCCTTGTGCCTGCTCAATCTCTACATGTTTACCAACTGCTTAATTATATATGTGCTACACTTGCAAGACAAGACAATAAAATTTTGGTGA
- the PIGW gene encoding phosphatidylinositol-glycan biosynthesis class W protein isoform X1, whose product MVGCGTCFLPGASDRPACQRPRPWSQALGWSSRRPRRPEARGEQAGRGKRAPPGAGPRGGRGLGARAAPPHLGRKRLSRGGSGGLPRFPRRRGIPLSSPVTRGSETPGAREEEEKMSQKQMKEAFVSNQNGTSVLEITEGLCLPALCILCRGLLIILSQHLYSSSHNSRTRFLVDFAFLIVPLVTTLTIFSSFVLLEYLVAIILGAGLLYEIYCRRTCYARMPFQKICEKFLKVSLESEHIPAISCFRVVNSAFTAVAILAVDFPLFPRRYAKTELYGTGAMDYGVGGFIFGSAMVSPEVRRKYTKGSRFCYLTKSLYSLWPLVFLGMGRLVAIKSIDYQEHLTEYGVHWNFFFTLIAVRLITSLLLIIFPLNRSWIVAISITALYQLALDFTPLKSLILYGTDGSGTRVGLLNANREGIISVLGYVAVHMAGVQTGLYVLKKRSHIKDWIKVAYCILLTAIGLFISLSIVQVNVEVVSRRMANLAFCIWIVASCLILLSSLLLGDIILSFAKFVIKEAAVPCSWKLIQSPTANKKHLESTVSEAKRKEPTLCLITAMNRNQLLFFLLSNVTTGLVNLSIDTLHSSTPWALCLLNLYMFTNCLIIYVLHLQDKTIKFW is encoded by the exons ATGGTGGGGTGCGGGACCTGTTTCCTCCCGGGCGCCTCTGACAGACCGGCTTGCCAGCGGCCCAGGCCATGGAGTCAGGCCCTGGGCTGGTCGAGCCGGAGACCCAGACGGCCTGAGGCGCGCGGGGAACAGGCGGGGCGTGGGAAACGGGCACCCCCCGGGGCGGGGCCGCGCGGTGGGCGGGGCCTGGGAGCGCGGGCCGCCCCGCCCCATCTCGGCCGGAAGCGCCTCTCGCGAGGCGGAAGTGGCGGGCTTCCGCGCTTCCCGCGGCGGCGGGGGATCCCGCTCTCCAGCCCAGTTACGCGGGGCTCTGAAACCCCAGGAGCACGTGAG gaagaagaaaaaatgtcTCAAAAGCAGATGAAGGAAGCTTTTGTCAGTAACCAGAATGGAACGAGCGTGCTGGAGATCACCGAGGGCTTGTGCCTGCCTGCACTCTGCATCCTGTGTAGAGGGCTCCTGATCATTCTCTCACAGCATTTATATTCTTCTTCACATAACTCGAGGACTCGATTCTTGGTTGACTTTGCTTTCCTGATAGTTCCCCTGGTCACCACTTTGaccattttctcttcatttgtcCTCCTCGAGTATCTTGTTGCAATCATCCTTGGGGCAGGGCTGCTCTATGAAATATACTGCAGAAGAACTTGCTATGCCAGAATGCCTTTCCAGAaaatctgtgaaaaattcttGAAAGTCAGTCTAGAATCAGAACACATTCCAGCCATCTCCTGTTTCCGTGTCGTTAACAGTGCCTTTACTGCTGTTGCCATTTTGGCTGTGGACTTCCCACTATTTCCCAGAAGATATGCCAAAACCGAGCTCTACGGGACAGGAGCAATGGATTATGGAGTAGGGGGCTTTATTTTTGGGTCTGCAATGGTTTCTCCAGAGGTTaggagaaaatatacaaaaggcTCCAGATTTTGTTATCTTACAAAGTCACTGTACTCTCTTTGGCCATTAGTTTTCCTAGGAATGGGGCGATTAGTTGCTATAAAATCCATAGACTATCAGGAACATTTAACTGAATATGGTGTTCACTGGAACTTTTTCTTTACCTTAATAGCTGTGAGATTGATAACATCACtgcttttgattatttttccccTAAATAGGTCCTGGATTGTAGCCATCAGCATTACTGCATTATACCAGCTAGCCCTTGATTTCACCCCCCTGAAAAGTTTAATTTTGTATGGCACTGATGGTAGTGGCACAAGGGTTGGCTTATTAAATGCCAACCGAGAAGGAATCATCTCTGTCTTGGGGTACGTGGCAGTACACATGGCTGGTGTTCAAACAGGGTTATATGTGCTTAAAAAAAGGTCACATATCAAAGACTGGATAAAAGTAGCATACTGTATTCTATTGACAGCTATTGgcctcttcatttctctttccataGTTCAGGTAAATGTAGAAGTAGTATCTCGAAGAATGGCCAATTTAGCTTTTTGTATTTGGATAGTTGCTTCTTGCCTGATCCTTCTTAGTAGTTTATTACTGGGTGATATAATTTTGAGTTTTGCCAAATTTGTAATTAAAGAGGCAGCAGTACCATGTTCTTGGAAACTTATCCAGTCACCCACTGCAAATAAAAAGCATTTGGAATCCACAGTCTCCGAAGCCAAAAGAAAGGAACCCACTCTCTGTTTAATCACAGCAATGAACAGAAACCAGTTACTTTTTTTCTTGCTGTCAAATGTAACAACTGGTCTAGTCAACCTTTCCATAGATACATTACACAGTAGTACCCCTTGGGCCTTGTGCCTGCTCAATCTCTACATGTTTACCAACTGCTTAATTATATATGTGCTACACTTGCAAGACAAGACAATAAAATTTTGGTGA